Proteins encoded by one window of Ictidomys tridecemlineatus isolate mIctTri1 chromosome 7, mIctTri1.hap1, whole genome shotgun sequence:
- the Agxt gene encoding alanine--glyoxylate aminotransferase isoform X3, with translation MFRVLAKARAALGPRQVGRVQTMASHRLLVPPPEALRRPLSIPDRLLLTPGPSNLAPRVLEAGGMQAIGHMTKEMYQVMDEIKQGIQYAFQTQNPITLAVSGSGNCALEVALFNLLEPGDSFLVGTNGMWGQRALEIGERIGARVHPMIKEPGGHYTLQEVEEGLTRHKPVLLFLTHSESSTGVMQPLDGYGQLCHRHQCLLLVDCVASLGGVPIYMDQQGIDVLYSGSQKVLNCPPGTSLISFSSKAKQKIDARRTKPFSVLMDLKCLANFWGCDNKPREYHHTTPVIGLYSLRESLALLVEQALRLPTVTAVAVPAGYDWRDIVSYVQDHFNIEISGGLGPSMGKVLRIGLLGCNATRKNVDLVIEALKQALRHCPRNKL, from the exons ATGTTCCGAGTGCTGGCCAAGGCCAGAGCGGCCCTGGGGCCCCGACAGGTCGGTCGGGTGCAGACCATGGCCTCCCACCGGCTGCTTGTGCCTCCCCCTGAGGCCCTGCGCAGGcccctctccatccctgaccGGCTCCTGCTGACCccaggcccctctaacctggcccCCCGAGTGCTAGAAGCCGGGGGAATGCAGGCGATCGGGCACATGACCAAGGAGATGTACCAG GTCATGGATGAGATCAAGCAGGGCATCCAGTATGCGTTCCAGACCCAGAACCCCATCACACTGGCGGTCAGCGGCTCGGGAAACTGTGCCCTGGAGGTGGCCCTCTTCAATCTCCTGGAGCCTGGGGACTCCTTTCTGGTGGGCACCAACGGCATGTGGGGGCAGCGGGCTCTGGAGATCGGGGAGCGCATCG GAGCCCGTGTGCATCCCATGATCAAGGAGCCCGGAGGTCACTACACCCTGCAGGAGGTGGAAGAG GGCCTGACCCGGCACAAGCCAGTGCTGCTGTTCCTGACCCACAGTGAGTCGTCCACGGGTGTGATGCAGCCCCTGGACGGCTATGGGCAGCTCTGCCACAG GCACCAGTGCCTGCTGCTGGTGGATTGTGTCGCATCCCTGGGCGGGGTGCCCATCTACATGGACCAGCAAG gcaTCGACGTCTTGTACTCGGGCTCCCAGAAGGTCCTGAACTGCCCCCCAGGGACCTCGCTCATCTCCTTCAGCAGCAAGGCCAA GCAGAAGATTGACGCTCGGAGGACGAAGCCCTTCTCCGTCCTCATGGACCTCAAGTGTCTGGCCAACTTCTGGGGTTGTGACAACAAGCCCAGAGA GTACCATCACACCACGCCTGTCATCGGCTTGTACAGCCTCAGGGAGAGCCTGGCTCTCCTGGTGGAGCAG GCCCTCCGGCTGCCCACGGTCACTGCTGTGGCGGTGCCCGCTGGCTATGACTGGAGAGACATCGTGAGCTATGTCCAAGACCACTTCAACATTGAGATCTCGGGCGGCCTCGGGCCCTCCATGGGGAAG GTGCTGCGGATCGGCCTGCTGGGCTGCAACGCCACCCGGAAGAACGTGGATCTGGTGATCGAGGCCCTGAAGCAGGCTCTTCGGCACTGCCCTCGGAACAAGCTGTGA
- the Agxt gene encoding alanine--glyoxylate aminotransferase isoform X2, producing MFRVLAKARAALGPRQVGRVQTMASHRLLVPPPEALRRPLSIPDRLLLTPGPSNLAPRVLEAGGMQAIGHMTKEMYQVMDEIKQGIQYAFQTQNPITLAVSGSGNCALEVALFNLLEPGDSFLVGTNGMWGQRALEIGERIGARVHPMIKEPGGHYTLQEVEEGLTRHKPVLLFLTHSESSTGVMQPLDGYGQLCHRHQCLLLVDCVASLGGVPIYMDQQGIDVLYSGSQKVLNCPPGTSLISFSSKAKQKIDARRTKPFSVLMDLKCLANFWGCDNKPRETLAFLPAPGRALGPPDQVSLALARPLSRSRETQAQQRAPTPSPCALSPRLSGPGPAMASPPQAPVPLRQERGSQGLHEVTSALIPRPHVSRRGQVPMVQSAGTQG from the exons ATGTTCCGAGTGCTGGCCAAGGCCAGAGCGGCCCTGGGGCCCCGACAGGTCGGTCGGGTGCAGACCATGGCCTCCCACCGGCTGCTTGTGCCTCCCCCTGAGGCCCTGCGCAGGcccctctccatccctgaccGGCTCCTGCTGACCccaggcccctctaacctggcccCCCGAGTGCTAGAAGCCGGGGGAATGCAGGCGATCGGGCACATGACCAAGGAGATGTACCAG GTCATGGATGAGATCAAGCAGGGCATCCAGTATGCGTTCCAGACCCAGAACCCCATCACACTGGCGGTCAGCGGCTCGGGAAACTGTGCCCTGGAGGTGGCCCTCTTCAATCTCCTGGAGCCTGGGGACTCCTTTCTGGTGGGCACCAACGGCATGTGGGGGCAGCGGGCTCTGGAGATCGGGGAGCGCATCG GAGCCCGTGTGCATCCCATGATCAAGGAGCCCGGAGGTCACTACACCCTGCAGGAGGTGGAAGAG GGCCTGACCCGGCACAAGCCAGTGCTGCTGTTCCTGACCCACAGTGAGTCGTCCACGGGTGTGATGCAGCCCCTGGACGGCTATGGGCAGCTCTGCCACAG GCACCAGTGCCTGCTGCTGGTGGATTGTGTCGCATCCCTGGGCGGGGTGCCCATCTACATGGACCAGCAAG gcaTCGACGTCTTGTACTCGGGCTCCCAGAAGGTCCTGAACTGCCCCCCAGGGACCTCGCTCATCTCCTTCAGCAGCAAGGCCAA GCAGAAGATTGACGCTCGGAGGACGAAGCCCTTCTCCGTCCTCATGGACCTCAAGTGTCTGGCCAACTTCTGGGGTTGTGACAACAAGCCCAGAGA AACCCTTGCCTTCTTGCCTGCGCCCGGGAGAGCGCTGGGACCGCCTGACCAGGTGTCCCTGGCCCtcgccaggcccctctcacgcaGCCGGGAGACCCAGGCCCAGCAGAGGGCCCCCACACCCTCTCCATGTGCCCTGTCCCCCAGGCTCTCTGGACCTGGCCCAGCGATGGcgtcccctccccaggccccagtTCCTCTCCGTCAGGAGAGGGGGAGCCAGGGGCTGCATGAGGTGACCTCAGCCTTAATCCCCAGGCCCCATGTGTCACGTAGGGGCCAGGTCCCCATGGTACAGAGTGCCGGGACACAGGGCTGA
- the Agxt gene encoding alanine--glyoxylate aminotransferase isoform X1 translates to MFRVLAKARAALGPRQVGRVQTMASHRLLVPPPEALRRPLSIPDRLLLTPGPSNLAPRVLEAGGMQAIGHMTKEMYQVMDEIKQGIQYAFQTQNPITLAVSGSGNCALEVALFNLLEPGDSFLVGTNGMWGQRALEIGERIGARVHPMIKEPGGHYTLQEVEEGLTRHKPVLLFLTHSESSTGVMQPLDGYGQLCHRHQCLLLVDCVASLGGVPIYMDQQGIDVLYSGSQKVLNCPPGTSLISFSSKAKQKIDARRTKPFSVLMDLKCLANFWGCDNKPREYHHTTPVIGLYSLRESLALLVEQGLESSWQRHREATAYLHGRLQELGLQLFVRDPALRLPTVTAVAVPAGYDWRDIVSYVQDHFNIEISGGLGPSMGKVLRIGLLGCNATRKNVDLVIEALKQALRHCPRNKL, encoded by the exons ATGTTCCGAGTGCTGGCCAAGGCCAGAGCGGCCCTGGGGCCCCGACAGGTCGGTCGGGTGCAGACCATGGCCTCCCACCGGCTGCTTGTGCCTCCCCCTGAGGCCCTGCGCAGGcccctctccatccctgaccGGCTCCTGCTGACCccaggcccctctaacctggcccCCCGAGTGCTAGAAGCCGGGGGAATGCAGGCGATCGGGCACATGACCAAGGAGATGTACCAG GTCATGGATGAGATCAAGCAGGGCATCCAGTATGCGTTCCAGACCCAGAACCCCATCACACTGGCGGTCAGCGGCTCGGGAAACTGTGCCCTGGAGGTGGCCCTCTTCAATCTCCTGGAGCCTGGGGACTCCTTTCTGGTGGGCACCAACGGCATGTGGGGGCAGCGGGCTCTGGAGATCGGGGAGCGCATCG GAGCCCGTGTGCATCCCATGATCAAGGAGCCCGGAGGTCACTACACCCTGCAGGAGGTGGAAGAG GGCCTGACCCGGCACAAGCCAGTGCTGCTGTTCCTGACCCACAGTGAGTCGTCCACGGGTGTGATGCAGCCCCTGGACGGCTATGGGCAGCTCTGCCACAG GCACCAGTGCCTGCTGCTGGTGGATTGTGTCGCATCCCTGGGCGGGGTGCCCATCTACATGGACCAGCAAG gcaTCGACGTCTTGTACTCGGGCTCCCAGAAGGTCCTGAACTGCCCCCCAGGGACCTCGCTCATCTCCTTCAGCAGCAAGGCCAA GCAGAAGATTGACGCTCGGAGGACGAAGCCCTTCTCCGTCCTCATGGACCTCAAGTGTCTGGCCAACTTCTGGGGTTGTGACAACAAGCCCAGAGA GTACCATCACACCACGCCTGTCATCGGCTTGTACAGCCTCAGGGAGAGCCTGGCTCTCCTGGTGGAGCAG GGCCTGGAGAGCAGCTGGCAGCGGCACCGTGAAGCCACCGCCTACCTGCACGGGCGCCTGCAGGAGCTGGGCCTGCAGCTCTTTGTGAGGGACCCG GCCCTCCGGCTGCCCACGGTCACTGCTGTGGCGGTGCCCGCTGGCTATGACTGGAGAGACATCGTGAGCTATGTCCAAGACCACTTCAACATTGAGATCTCGGGCGGCCTCGGGCCCTCCATGGGGAAG GTGCTGCGGATCGGCCTGCTGGGCTGCAACGCCACCCGGAAGAACGTGGATCTGGTGATCGAGGCCCTGAAGCAGGCTCTTCGGCACTGCCCTCGGAACAAGCTGTGA